Proteins encoded together in one Altererythrobacter epoxidivorans window:
- a CDS encoding S24 family peptidase: MEHVREELDRLIQQRRLGYSSISRMIGRNSSYIQQFIKRGSPRKLDDDDRRTLASFFGVDEQVLGGPPAPIRDGLIEIPVLNVDASAGFGAIAESETAHTRFGFDERWLGRLTRAKSASLSIIHVLGDSMEPTLSDGDEVLVDASDQGSRLRDGIYVLRADDALVVKRVTLKPGGRKITISSDNSAYPSWDDVDRSEIQVVGRVIWFGRAL, from the coding sequence ATGGAACATGTCAGAGAGGAGCTTGATCGCCTGATCCAGCAGCGACGGCTCGGATATTCCTCGATCTCGCGGATGATCGGACGAAACTCGTCCTACATTCAGCAGTTCATCAAGCGCGGCTCGCCGCGAAAGCTGGATGACGATGACCGGCGCACGCTTGCCAGCTTCTTCGGGGTCGACGAGCAAGTGCTTGGCGGACCGCCCGCGCCCATACGTGACGGGTTGATCGAAATACCCGTGCTCAATGTCGATGCATCGGCGGGCTTTGGAGCGATTGCCGAAAGCGAGACCGCCCATACCCGCTTTGGTTTCGACGAACGCTGGCTTGGCCGGCTAACGCGGGCAAAAAGCGCCAGCCTTTCGATCATCCACGTCCTGGGCGACTCCATGGAACCGACACTCAGCGATGGCGACGAGGTGCTGGTCGATGCATCGGACCAAGGCTCGCGGTTGCGTGACGGCATCTACGTCCTGCGCGCCGACGACGCGCTGGTGGTCAAACGCGTGACGCTAAAGCCCGGTGGCCGCAAGATCACCATCAGCAGCGATAATTCGGCTTATCCCAGCTGGGACGACGTCGATCGGTCCGAAATCCAAGTGGTCGGGCGTGTCATCTGGTTCGGACGCGCGCTTTAG
- a CDS encoding ATP-binding protein — protein MNDLINQPDAPRLIYGLRDTGYSFNTAAADIIDNSIAANATEVNVRIELSEDGRKFVCFGDNGDGMDSEMLFDAMRYGAPARANLASLGKFGLGLKTASSSVCLRFTVISRESEEADFAKLAWDLEHVEEQNQWEMLREEMTADDYELFEELCGDKGTLVVWSKCDRLLSKEYDDPGGAREQAAIRRLGERLIDHVALIYYRFLDKGDDRERHVSITVNGEQVRPWNPFYPEKADQVLSPEQQKLEIELEDGSVETAQIRAWILPNRRDLTKDEQKVANITNRGQGFYIHREGRVIQQGGWLGVFGAVEPHTSLLRVEFDFTHKLDEAFKVDVKKSKILFDPALEEALKTLLQPTYREAGNRYRRKEKAAAVERGVDHGSANKVIGNTPSTKKPDVQSADAGQKTATLNNNRGAGIKLRVPVDTHVNPDSIHVEAVETITSGDLWEPAMRSDAESGFVAGVRINKHHDFYLKIYQRAAASGYAVEGMDLLLWAFAVAEQNNTNDDLEPIFEDIRNEISTNLKKLLREVPLPDDEELTEAGDEEGD, from the coding sequence GTGAATGATCTGATTAATCAACCCGACGCGCCACGGCTCATTTACGGGCTTCGGGACACAGGCTACAGTTTCAATACCGCCGCCGCTGACATCATCGACAATTCAATCGCGGCCAACGCGACCGAGGTCAATGTACGAATAGAGCTGTCCGAAGACGGCCGTAAATTCGTTTGCTTCGGTGACAATGGTGATGGAATGGACAGCGAGATGCTGTTCGACGCTATGCGTTACGGGGCGCCTGCCAGAGCTAATCTCGCCAGTCTCGGCAAATTTGGCCTTGGTCTCAAGACGGCATCCAGTTCAGTCTGCCTTAGGTTTACGGTCATTTCCCGCGAGTCCGAAGAGGCTGACTTCGCTAAGCTCGCTTGGGACCTTGAGCATGTCGAAGAGCAGAATCAGTGGGAAATGCTCCGCGAAGAAATGACCGCAGACGACTATGAGCTCTTTGAAGAGCTTTGCGGTGACAAGGGCACGCTAGTGGTCTGGTCCAAATGCGACCGTCTGTTGTCGAAAGAATATGACGATCCGGGTGGCGCGAGAGAACAGGCTGCAATCAGACGACTGGGTGAGCGGCTGATCGACCATGTCGCTCTCATTTATTATCGCTTCCTCGACAAAGGGGACGATCGTGAGAGGCACGTCTCGATAACCGTAAATGGCGAGCAAGTCAGACCGTGGAACCCGTTTTATCCTGAAAAGGCCGATCAGGTCCTCTCGCCTGAACAGCAGAAGCTTGAGATCGAACTGGAAGACGGGTCGGTTGAAACAGCGCAAATCAGGGCGTGGATTCTGCCCAACCGCCGGGATCTCACCAAAGACGAGCAGAAAGTCGCGAATATCACCAACCGCGGCCAAGGGTTTTACATTCATCGCGAAGGGCGTGTGATCCAGCAGGGTGGCTGGCTCGGCGTGTTTGGCGCTGTTGAGCCGCATACATCATTGCTGCGCGTCGAGTTCGACTTCACTCATAAGCTTGATGAGGCCTTCAAAGTCGACGTCAAGAAGTCGAAAATTCTCTTCGATCCGGCCCTTGAGGAAGCGCTCAAGACCTTGCTTCAGCCGACTTATCGCGAGGCAGGAAACCGCTACCGACGCAAGGAGAAGGCAGCTGCGGTCGAGCGCGGCGTCGATCACGGCAGCGCGAATAAAGTCATCGGCAATACGCCTTCGACCAAAAAACCGGACGTTCAGTCTGCCGACGCGGGTCAGAAAACCGCTACGCTCAACAACAATCGCGGTGCAGGCATAAAGCTCCGGGTGCCCGTGGATACGCACGTAAACCCGGACAGCATTCACGTTGAAGCTGTTGAAACCATTACGTCCGGTGATCTCTGGGAACCGGCCATGCGCAGCGATGCAGAGTCAGGCTTCGTGGCAGGCGTCCGCATTAACAAGCACCACGACTTCTATCTGAAAATCTATCAGAGGGCTGCCGCCAGTGGCTATGCAGTCGAGGGTATGGATCTGCTGCTGTGGGCTTTTGCTGTGGCTGAGCAGAACAACACCAACGATGACCTTGAGCCTATATTTGAGGACATACGCAACGAGATTTCGACCAATCTCAAGAAGCTGCTGCGTGAAGTGCCTCTGCCCGACGACGAAGAGCTGACAGAGGCCGGGGACGAAGAAGGGGACTGA
- a CDS encoding HNH endonuclease: MLAEKQALIRQEVEEGTGAAICLEEDRSGVQTAIRLWFADLERSHSPIVTLRPTGLRRFEAKLAFGNFAADTIRQMQQASAEELQLARALVASVASSANLKIANGQTTDDWIIDNGSFTIIAEKRGIESRFDDDSVAETCRELVIPVLAAMAELYGYDPIEESAPSDQEALTEGAVKLTVVRRRERNPRNRLLCLRIHGAVCKICSLIPGKLYGDAGAIIEVHHLQPLSLSGDPRPYDPATDLIPLCPNCHRAVHTRRPVPWTPAELRSKLSSD, translated from the coding sequence ATGCTTGCCGAGAAGCAGGCTCTGATCCGCCAGGAAGTCGAGGAGGGAACCGGCGCTGCAATTTGCCTGGAGGAAGACAGGTCCGGAGTGCAGACAGCGATCAGGCTCTGGTTTGCAGACCTTGAGCGCTCTCACAGCCCGATAGTCACTCTTCGGCCCACGGGTCTGCGCCGCTTTGAAGCGAAGCTGGCATTCGGCAATTTTGCAGCTGATACGATCCGGCAGATGCAGCAGGCAAGCGCAGAAGAGCTCCAGCTCGCAAGGGCACTCGTCGCATCAGTAGCATCGAGCGCAAATCTGAAAATCGCTAACGGTCAGACAACCGATGACTGGATAATCGACAATGGCAGTTTCACGATTATCGCAGAGAAACGGGGTATCGAGAGCCGGTTTGACGATGATTCCGTTGCAGAGACCTGCCGTGAGCTCGTCATCCCTGTTCTTGCCGCAATGGCAGAACTTTATGGATACGACCCGATCGAGGAAAGCGCCCCGTCCGATCAGGAAGCACTGACTGAAGGCGCCGTTAAACTCACCGTCGTACGCCGGCGCGAACGGAACCCACGCAATCGTTTGCTCTGCCTGCGTATCCACGGGGCCGTCTGCAAGATCTGCAGTCTTATTCCCGGCAAACTCTACGGCGATGCCGGGGCTATCATTGAAGTGCATCACCTGCAGCCTCTGTCTCTTTCCGGGGACCCCAGACCATACGATCCGGCAACAGACCTGATACCACTTTGCCCAAACTGTCACCGCGCGGTCCACACAAGGCGCCCTGTTCCGTGGACACCTGCAGAACTCAGAAGCAAGCTGTCCAGTGACTGA
- a CDS encoding DEAD/DEAH box helicase, with product MTDGPAPLPADFRQLSAAPPQGWELSSRVVQPEIRIRKEGAGFAIHVAGTRTVRGEKKVWDAPGPDYNWVADGNVIRPLPHDTPAIVRQMLGGQLPKTLSFPDVVRLVRLGNPDIPVIAEESVFHSAQSAAADLRPDQDIPGLHATLFPYQAQGVAWMDQTIRHTGGLILADEMGLGKTIQIIALLLCEKPETSRPALIICPTSLIANWRKEIMKFAPELSVLIHRGHNRTGITAGLQRAQVVLSTYDTVVNDISIFAGMTWSWLICDEAQALKNPDSGRRRSVGRIPRQRTIPMTGTPVETSLLDLWSLADLAIPGLLGSRQDFEADHPDSEESAKNLARLTDPVVLCRKVRDVAGDLPERIDIDLPLELGDELSRRYDEVLAETLEKYPVAGNLVATGQLQLFCAHPWLQGSGDPERDQDAGIKPSAGMPLFTPKVERAIAILEEAFRSGRKVLIFAIFNRCGEILREATQGRLPDAYWGAINGATPQEERQAIVDAFSCHDGPSCLVLNPKAAGAGLNITAATVVIHFTQAWNPALESQASARAHRRGQTEPVYIYRLFYEDTVERVMIDRSQWRRELGNEAVPVSTRDADDLRRALSIRPGGEN from the coding sequence GTGACTGACGGGCCTGCACCGCTTCCTGCCGATTTCAGGCAGCTTTCAGCGGCACCTCCTCAGGGCTGGGAGCTGTCGTCAAGAGTTGTGCAGCCGGAAATCCGGATCCGGAAAGAGGGTGCTGGTTTTGCGATCCACGTTGCTGGCACCAGAACTGTGCGGGGGGAAAAGAAAGTCTGGGACGCGCCCGGCCCGGACTACAACTGGGTCGCCGACGGAAATGTAATCCGCCCACTTCCTCACGATACGCCGGCCATAGTCCGGCAGATGCTGGGCGGGCAGCTGCCGAAAACGCTCAGCTTTCCCGATGTGGTGCGTCTTGTCCGGCTGGGTAATCCCGACATACCTGTCATAGCTGAAGAGAGCGTCTTCCACTCAGCGCAATCGGCTGCTGCCGACCTGCGCCCGGATCAGGACATTCCGGGTCTGCATGCGACTCTGTTCCCGTATCAGGCTCAGGGCGTAGCATGGATGGACCAGACCATACGGCATACTGGCGGCCTCATTCTCGCTGACGAGATGGGGCTCGGAAAGACCATCCAGATTATTGCCCTGCTGCTCTGCGAAAAACCGGAAACGTCACGACCAGCCCTCATCATCTGCCCGACGAGCCTGATCGCCAACTGGCGGAAGGAGATAATGAAGTTCGCGCCCGAGCTTTCTGTTCTCATCCACCGCGGACACAACAGAACCGGCATCACCGCGGGTCTGCAGCGGGCCCAGGTCGTGCTTTCAACCTACGACACTGTGGTCAACGATATATCCATTTTTGCAGGCATGACCTGGTCATGGCTGATCTGTGATGAGGCGCAGGCTCTGAAAAACCCCGATTCCGGGCGCAGGCGGTCAGTCGGGAGGATTCCCAGGCAGCGAACCATTCCGATGACAGGGACGCCGGTCGAGACATCGCTCCTGGATCTCTGGTCGCTTGCCGACCTCGCGATACCTGGATTGCTGGGAAGTCGGCAGGACTTTGAAGCCGATCATCCGGACTCCGAGGAATCGGCAAAGAATCTGGCTCGTCTGACCGATCCCGTTGTTCTCTGCCGAAAAGTGAGGGATGTCGCCGGCGACCTTCCGGAGCGCATCGATATCGATCTGCCACTCGAACTCGGCGATGAGCTTTCCCGGCGTTATGATGAAGTACTGGCCGAGACGCTTGAGAAGTACCCTGTGGCAGGCAATCTCGTCGCGACAGGTCAGTTGCAGCTCTTCTGCGCCCATCCCTGGCTGCAAGGATCGGGCGACCCCGAGAGGGATCAGGACGCTGGGATCAAGCCGTCAGCCGGAATGCCGCTCTTCACACCGAAGGTGGAGCGCGCAATCGCTATTCTCGAAGAGGCGTTCAGGAGCGGACGCAAGGTTCTGATCTTCGCAATTTTCAATCGCTGTGGCGAGATTCTCCGTGAGGCAACACAGGGACGGCTGCCGGATGCATACTGGGGGGCGATCAACGGGGCCACGCCGCAGGAAGAGCGGCAGGCAATCGTTGACGCATTCTCCTGCCACGATGGGCCGAGCTGCCTTGTACTCAATCCAAAAGCGGCGGGTGCCGGACTCAATATAACAGCTGCAACGGTAGTCATTCACTTCACCCAGGCATGGAACCCTGCACTTGAATCCCAGGCAAGCGCCCGCGCGCACCGACGCGGGCAGACCGAACCTGTCTATATCTACCGGCTGTTTTACGAGGACACGGTCGAACGGGTGATGATTGACCGATCTCAGTGGCGCCGCGAACTTGGCAACGAAGCAGTCCCGGTATCGACACGTGATGCAGATGATCTGAGGCGGGCCCTTTCAATCCGGCCTGGCGGAGAAAATTGA
- a CDS encoding EcoRII N-terminal effector-binding domain-containing protein — MSSQTYEKPLTANDTGETGGHQAGIHIPKSQTDLIALLPFLDPAQKNPDAWLEMTDDTGVTWRFRYIYYNNRLHDDGGTRDEYRITHMTKFFRAVGATEGDVVVLTGSPGSLTYSVSVRKDESPQGEEAGAPVRVRLKGWRRVH; from the coding sequence ATGAGCAGTCAGACTTATGAGAAGCCGCTGACGGCGAACGACACTGGAGAGACCGGAGGTCATCAGGCAGGAATACACATACCGAAATCACAGACGGATCTGATCGCGCTGCTTCCGTTTCTCGATCCTGCGCAGAAGAACCCCGATGCCTGGCTGGAGATGACGGACGACACGGGCGTGACCTGGCGCTTCCGCTATATCTACTACAACAACAGGCTTCATGATGACGGCGGGACAAGGGACGAGTACCGCATCACCCATATGACCAAGTTCTTCCGCGCTGTCGGTGCGACGGAAGGCGATGTAGTCGTGCTTACCGGATCTCCGGGAAGTCTAACCTATTCTGTGTCAGTCCGGAAGGATGAGTCGCCTCAAGGCGAGGAGGCAGGTGCACCGGTGAGGGTCCGCCTGAAAGGCTGGCGACGTGTACATTAG
- a CDS encoding very short patch repair endonuclease yields the protein MSAIRGRDTKPELLIRSGLHRLGYRFRVNRKDLPGKPDIVLSRFHAVIFVHGCFWHGHDCHLFRLPGTRTEFWAAKIGANQKRDKAVRSALLSEGWRTATIWECALKGKNRIELKELLTRLTSWLRGDELLFEIRGQDVKSVGASSMHPPEATEPDPSGR from the coding sequence ATGTCGGCTATCAGGGGAAGGGACACGAAGCCTGAACTTCTGATCCGGAGTGGCCTTCACCGGCTGGGTTATCGCTTCAGGGTCAACCGGAAGGATCTGCCCGGCAAGCCCGACATCGTACTCAGCCGGTTTCATGCAGTTATCTTCGTGCATGGTTGCTTCTGGCATGGTCATGACTGCCATCTGTTCCGGCTTCCAGGGACACGCACGGAATTCTGGGCGGCGAAGATCGGCGCCAATCAGAAGAGGGACAAGGCTGTCAGATCAGCGCTGCTTTCGGAAGGATGGCGCACTGCCACCATCTGGGAATGCGCGCTCAAGGGAAAGAACAGAATTGAACTGAAGGAACTTCTGACGCGGCTGACATCCTGGCTCAGGGGCGATGAACTACTGTTCGAAATCAGAGGCCAGGACGTAAAATCCGTGGGTGCCTCGTCAATGCACCCGCCGGAAGCCACGGAGCCGGATCCTTCCGGCAGGTAA
- the dcm gene encoding DNA (cytosine-5-)-methyltransferase, whose amino-acid sequence MQSEFRILRCRAGLSTEELAEKLGYSEREIFRWESGQIRPRKVVLDWLRERAETVPTHTNARGFTFIDLFAGIGGLRRAFDSIGGRCVFTSEWDKYAQLTYHSNYPDNRPIAGDITKVPVDEIPEHDVLLAGFPCQPFSIAGVSKKNALGRKHGFLDEAQGTLFFDVARILKAHRPRAFLLENVKNLKSHDKGRTFEVIRKILEKDLGYELHVRVLNARHFLPQNRERIVLVGFREKSGFDWADLKLPVEGEARMRSVLHPENGSETAESHYTEGELARVSAKYTLSNHLWKYLRDYSAKHRAAGNGFGYGLVGPDDTCRTLSARYYKDGSEILVQQKGRKNPRRLTPRECARLMGFPDTFRIPVSDTQAYKQFGNSVAVPVFSEVARIMRPHITREAAPNDEVAVREYA is encoded by the coding sequence ATGCAATCTGAGTTCCGAATTCTACGCTGCCGGGCCGGGCTCTCGACCGAGGAACTTGCAGAAAAACTGGGTTACTCCGAACGGGAGATTTTCCGCTGGGAGTCCGGACAGATCAGACCTCGCAAAGTCGTGCTCGACTGGCTGCGTGAGCGAGCCGAAACAGTCCCGACACACACAAATGCGAGGGGGTTCACATTCATTGATCTCTTTGCCGGCATAGGAGGACTACGCCGGGCTTTTGATAGCATAGGCGGCCGCTGCGTATTCACGTCTGAATGGGACAAATATGCACAGCTTACTTATCACTCCAACTATCCGGACAACCGCCCGATCGCCGGCGATATTACCAAAGTCCCCGTCGATGAGATTCCTGAGCATGACGTTCTGCTCGCAGGCTTTCCTTGTCAGCCATTCTCAATCGCCGGGGTGTCAAAAAAGAATGCGCTGGGCCGGAAGCATGGGTTCCTTGACGAGGCTCAGGGAACGCTGTTCTTCGATGTTGCACGGATCCTGAAGGCTCACCGACCACGCGCATTCCTGCTTGAGAACGTGAAAAATCTGAAAAGCCACGACAAAGGACGGACCTTCGAGGTCATCCGCAAAATTTTGGAGAAAGACCTCGGATACGAGCTCCATGTTCGCGTTCTAAACGCACGTCATTTTCTTCCCCAGAACCGTGAACGGATCGTGCTCGTTGGCTTCCGCGAAAAAAGTGGATTCGACTGGGCGGACTTGAAGCTTCCGGTTGAAGGCGAAGCGCGGATGCGATCGGTACTCCATCCCGAGAACGGCAGCGAAACTGCAGAATCGCACTATACGGAGGGAGAACTTGCGAGGGTCAGTGCCAAGTATACCCTGAGCAATCACCTCTGGAAATATCTCCGTGATTACTCAGCCAAGCATCGTGCAGCAGGCAATGGCTTTGGCTATGGCCTGGTAGGCCCCGACGACACCTGCAGAACGCTCTCAGCGCGCTATTACAAGGATGGGTCTGAAATTCTTGTGCAGCAAAAGGGACGCAAGAATCCCCGACGGCTTACCCCGAGGGAATGCGCAAGGCTGATGGGTTTTCCCGACACTTTCCGGATCCCTGTTTCCGATACGCAGGCGTATAAGCAGTTCGGTAACTCGGTGGCAGTGCCGGTGTTTAGCGAGGTCGCAAGGATCATGCGTCCGCATATAACCCGGGAAGCAGCTCCGAACGATGAGGTGGCTGTCCGGGAGTATGCCTGA
- a CDS encoding type II toxin-antitoxin system HipA family toxin, with translation MTRAVVNLWGRQIGAVLWDENRDVGVFEYTPEFSRSGIEVAPLTMPLRSGVYDFPALNYETFKGLPGMLADSLPDKFGNALINRWLAEQGRTADSFDPVERLCYTGRRGMGALEFEPATGERREKGRPVDIAPLVELANRVIAAREELAGVLKGEDDHRALQEILRVGTSAGGARAKAVLAWNEATGEFHSGQLTAGPGYTQWLVKFDGVSGNADKELADPMGFGRLEYACYLLAREAGIDMARSRLHEEGGRAHFMTQRFDRTPDGKKLHMQSLCAMRHFDFNLARAYSYEQAIETIRMLGLGREAIKEQVRRALLNVFIRNQDDHTKNIAFLMDSSGRWSLSPAFDVVYAYNPNGDWTNEHQMSLAGKTDDFELDDLLEFGRFADLKPAETRSIIDTIRAAVSNWNKHCNTAGVEADMARKARRGFRDIG, from the coding sequence ATGACGCGTGCGGTAGTCAATCTCTGGGGCCGTCAGATCGGCGCCGTCCTGTGGGATGAGAATCGCGATGTCGGGGTTTTCGAATACACTCCGGAATTCAGCCGCAGCGGTATCGAAGTCGCCCCGCTCACAATGCCCTTACGAAGCGGCGTCTACGACTTTCCCGCACTGAATTACGAGACCTTCAAAGGGCTACCGGGCATGCTGGCCGACAGCCTGCCCGACAAGTTTGGCAACGCCCTCATCAATCGTTGGCTTGCCGAGCAGGGCCGCACAGCCGACAGCTTCGATCCGGTCGAGCGCCTTTGTTACACCGGCCGCAGAGGCATGGGCGCGCTCGAATTCGAACCTGCCACCGGCGAGCGCCGCGAAAAGGGTCGGCCGGTCGATATCGCTCCGCTTGTCGAGCTCGCCAACAGGGTCATTGCCGCGCGTGAAGAATTGGCCGGTGTACTCAAAGGAGAGGATGATCATCGCGCACTCCAGGAGATCCTGCGCGTCGGCACCTCCGCCGGCGGCGCCCGGGCCAAGGCCGTCCTCGCCTGGAACGAGGCGACCGGAGAATTCCATTCAGGGCAGCTGACTGCAGGGCCCGGCTATACGCAATGGCTGGTCAAATTCGATGGCGTGTCGGGCAATGCCGACAAGGAACTTGCCGACCCGATGGGCTTCGGCCGGCTTGAGTACGCCTGCTATCTGCTAGCCCGAGAGGCTGGCATCGACATGGCTCGCTCTCGTCTGCACGAAGAAGGCGGGCGGGCACATTTCATGACCCAGCGCTTCGATCGCACGCCTGACGGCAAGAAGCTCCACATGCAGTCGCTTTGCGCAATGCGCCATTTCGATTTCAACCTCGCTCGAGCCTACAGCTACGAGCAGGCAATCGAGACCATCCGCATGCTCGGTCTCGGCCGCGAAGCGATCAAGGAGCAGGTGCGCCGCGCGCTGCTCAATGTCTTCATTCGCAACCAGGACGACCACACCAAGAACATCGCCTTCCTCATGGATAGCTCGGGTCGCTGGAGCCTTTCGCCCGCTTTCGACGTCGTCTACGCCTACAATCCCAATGGGGATTGGACCAACGAGCATCAGATGTCTCTGGCTGGCAAGACCGACGACTTCGAACTCGACGATTTGCTGGAATTCGGACGGTTTGCTGACCTGAAACCTGCTGAGACCAGGTCGATCATCGACACGATCCGGGCCGCAGTCAGTAACTGGAACAAGCACTGCAATACTGCCGGAGTGGAAGCCGACATGGCACGGAAGGCTAGGCGTGGATTCCGCGATATCGGTTGA
- a CDS encoding helix-turn-helix domain-containing protein: MPHYDSPDLRPLSVLLSDLGKQIEAYRISRNLKQAELAEMAGISRSTLARLEAGNGGTIDSLARIMRALEIEDRLLDVMPDAKLSPLDPRSDTGKARQRVRKSSEGEAGEEWSWGDEAP, encoded by the coding sequence ATGCCCCATTATGATTCACCAGACCTGCGCCCTCTCTCGGTGCTGCTATCCGACCTCGGGAAGCAGATCGAAGCATATCGCATATCACGCAATCTTAAGCAGGCCGAGCTTGCGGAAATGGCAGGTATCTCGCGTTCAACGCTCGCCCGCCTGGAAGCCGGCAATGGCGGGACCATCGATAGCCTTGCCAGGATCATGCGTGCGCTTGAAATTGAAGACCGCCTGCTGGATGTCATGCCGGACGCCAAGCTGAGCCCGCTCGATCCCCGGTCCGACACCGGCAAGGCGCGGCAAAGGGTGCGCAAGTCTTCTGAAGGTGAGGCTGGCGAGGAATGGAGCTGGGGTGACGAGGCCCCATGA